A single Kribbella aluminosa DNA region contains:
- a CDS encoding trypsin-like peptidase domain-containing protein, translating to MANDAVPRPPRRVPADAGSLTQLEAPSTPRGPEPPPRGPWIFGRFLAGLVVLLVIVAGGAGTGWYLRQRSVRIDTLAVLKSAGPAVVRVLATTCAGTGEASGVLIDKGRVLTAASAVDQAMSIVVVAPDGRIRRANLLGTSADGVAVLQSIGFDDAPLQLPAVGPERKAERALIGYTAAGKQVVNPIGSEADPAALSEFMNPAKLGGAVVDRSGELVGVVTGATVQAATVVPLTKLREYVAPAPSGITVAAAGTCPDSHGPQGAIAPALQVAGTPLGLEVQGLLGNYLTLQNRHLFDQVQALYSPQLAKSLTPARDRQSRGTAYFFNPRITALAPDGSYARMSYDVLFSPTATGASGGTCNRLDNRFELIRSGGKLLINQAVKASEPVACETN from the coding sequence GTGGCGAACGACGCTGTGCCGCGCCCGCCCCGGCGGGTCCCGGCCGATGCCGGGTCGCTCACCCAGCTCGAGGCGCCCAGCACGCCGCGCGGACCCGAGCCGCCGCCGCGCGGACCGTGGATCTTCGGTCGCTTCCTGGCCGGCCTGGTCGTTCTGCTGGTGATCGTCGCGGGCGGCGCGGGGACGGGCTGGTACCTGCGGCAGCGCAGCGTGCGGATCGACACCCTCGCCGTCCTGAAGTCCGCCGGACCCGCGGTGGTCCGGGTACTGGCGACGACCTGCGCGGGCACCGGCGAGGCTTCCGGCGTACTGATCGACAAGGGCCGGGTGCTGACCGCGGCGTCGGCGGTTGACCAGGCGATGTCGATCGTGGTCGTGGCGCCGGACGGGCGGATCCGGCGGGCCAACCTGCTCGGGACCAGCGCCGACGGGGTCGCCGTACTGCAGTCGATCGGTTTCGACGACGCGCCGCTGCAGTTGCCGGCGGTGGGCCCGGAGCGGAAGGCCGAGCGCGCACTGATCGGTTACACCGCGGCCGGCAAGCAGGTGGTCAACCCGATCGGTTCCGAGGCCGATCCCGCGGCGTTGAGCGAGTTCATGAACCCGGCCAAGCTCGGCGGCGCGGTCGTGGACAGGTCCGGCGAGCTCGTCGGCGTGGTCACCGGCGCGACGGTCCAGGCCGCCACGGTCGTCCCGCTCACCAAACTCCGCGAGTACGTCGCTCCCGCACCGTCCGGCATCACCGTCGCGGCGGCCGGTACCTGCCCGGACTCGCACGGTCCGCAGGGCGCGATCGCGCCGGCGCTGCAGGTCGCGGGAACACCGCTGGGCCTGGAGGTCCAGGGGCTGCTCGGCAACTACCTGACCCTGCAGAACCGGCACCTCTTCGACCAGGTGCAGGCGCTGTACTCCCCGCAGCTGGCCAAGTCCCTGACTCCGGCGCGGGATCGCCAGAGTCGCGGTACGGCGTACTTCTTCAACCCGAGGATCACCGCCCTGGCTCCGGACGGCTCTTATGCGCGGATGTCGTACGACGTGCTGTTCTCGCCGACCGCTACCGGCGCGAGCGGCGGGACCTGCAACCGGCTGGACAACAGGTTCGAGCTGATCCGTTCGGGCGGCAAGCTGCTGATCAACCAGGCCGTCAAGGCGTCGGAACCGGTCGCCTGCGAGACCAACTGA